In Quercus lobata isolate SW786 chromosome 12, ValleyOak3.0 Primary Assembly, whole genome shotgun sequence, a genomic segment contains:
- the LOC115971444 gene encoding leukocyte receptor cluster member 1, with protein sequence MGGHGGLNILPQKRWNVYNFDNREKVRRDEEAAVKEEQLKREQARKRDTEFRIERLRTARGLAPTVPVPVPEPEPEPEPAPEPEPEPAESEPKTGHINLFEGIRIFDPIKVSENKRGSEKDEFKKNKKMKKEEAPRVVGPEDEKYRLGYGVAGKGVKLPWYLERRSDDGNGESGGDGEVKKEEGKKSGKKTLEELREERFKRERREKERERALMAEKSRRDKGFSRRG encoded by the coding sequence ATGGGAGGTCATGGAGGTCTGAATATTCTGCCACAGAAGCGGTGGAATGTGTACAATTTCGATAACCGAGAGAAAGTCCGCCGCGACGAGGAGGCTGCGGTGAAGGAGGAGCAGCTCAAGCGCGAGCAAGCCAGGAAGCGCGACACCGAGTTCCGCATCGAGCGCCTCCGTACTGCTCGTGGCTTGGCTCCCACTGTGCCTGTGCCTGTGCCAGAGCCAGAGCCAGAGCCAGAACCAGCACCAGAACCAGAACCAGAGCCTGCTGAATCGGAGCCAAAGACTGGCCACATTAACCTCTTTGAAGGAATCAGGATTTTTGATCCAATCAAAGTATCAGAGAACAAGAGAGGTAGTGAAAAAGATGAGTtcaagaagaataagaagatgaagaaagagGAGGCGCCGAGAGTTGTGGGGCCGGAAGATGAGAAGTATAGGTTAGGGTATGGAGTTGCCGGGAAAGGAGTTAAGTTGCCGTGGTACCTTGAAAGGCGGAGCGATGATGGGAATGGTGAGAGTGGTGGAGATGGTGAGGTGAAGAAGGAGGAAGGGAAAAAGAGTGGGAAGAAGACATTGGAGGAGTTGAGGGAGGAGCGGTTCAAAAGAGAGAGGCGCGAGAAGGAAAGGGAACGGGCTTTGATGGCCGAGAAGAGTCGAAGAGATAAAGGGTTTTCCAGGAG